The Raphanus sativus cultivar WK10039 chromosome 6, ASM80110v3, whole genome shotgun sequence sequence CCACTGGAAGGGTCGGTGACCCATCTGGTAAAAGCCTTGAGAGACCTGAGCTTGATGCCAATACACTGGAGAAGAACATTGCCGGGATTAAAAACATCATCGTCAAGATTCTGAGCGGTGGCAATCCGAGTTCTTCTGGTAGCTCTTACGTGATTTTTAATAACTATGACTGGTGGAAAGATATGACGATGCTCGACTTTCTGAAAAACGTTGGTCGGTTTGCGAGAGTTGGACCAATGATGGCGAAGGAGAGCGTGAAGAAGAGATTAGAATCTGAGCAAGGTATGAGCTACACTGAGTTCAGCTATCAGTTACTGCAAGGCTATGACTTCGTTCACTTGTTCGACAAGGAAGGGGTTAATGTTCAGATAGGTGGGAGTGATCAGTGGGGTAACATAACAGCTGGAACTGATCTGATACGTAAGATTCTCCAGACCGAAGAAGCTTCTTACGGGCTAACGTTTCCTCTCCTGCTGAAAAACGATGGGACTAAGTTCGGGAAGTCTGAAGATGGAGCCATCTGGCTATCTCCTTCCATGTTGTCACCTTATAAGTTCTATCAGTACTTCTTCTCAGTTCCAGACGTTGATGTGATACGCTTCTTGAAAACGCTAACTTTCCTGAGTTTGGATGAGATAAAGATGGTGGAAGATGAGATGAGGAAGCCTGGTTATGTCCCTAACACCGCGCAAATGAAACTGGCTGAAGAAGTAACACGGTTTGTACATGGTGAAGATGGTTTGAAGGAAGCAATCAAGGCAACCGAGGCTTTAAGACCAGGGGCTGATATAAAGCTTGACTGGAACTTGATCGAGAGAATTGCAGAGGATATACCAACTTGCTCACTGCCTATTGATAGAGTCTCCGGTGTTTCCATTGTTGATGTGTTGGTTTCTGCAGGGTTGTTTGAGAGCAAGTCTGCAGCAAGGAGAACGTTGAAGCAAGGTGGGGTTTATATGAACAATGAGAGAGTTGATGATGAGAATAAGAGAGTTGAAGAAGATGATATTGTTGAAGGGAAAGGTCTTGTTCTCTCTTCAGGCAAAAAGAACAAAGTGGTCATCAGAATTtcctgatttttttctttttataaaaaaactatattattttgttatgcaTTGGCACTGAATCATTAATAAGTTTATGATTTTGAAACTACTTTATGATGAAAAATCATCTATTGCACACCATAAAAGCTTATTGGAGAAAAAACAAGGCATTGTCTGGAGTTTCAAAccaagagaaaacatcttcaaAAGCTATTCCAGATTTTGATAGAACAAATGGGAAAATATCAAATCTGAGTTCTATGCAGCAGCAAGTAGATTAACATCTTCGGTCGCCTTGCCTTCAGTTTGCATCTCTTTAACGGCTCTTATCAACCCCTGAGTAATAGCATTGAGGTGCAAGCCCTTCTGCTT is a genomic window containing:
- the LOC108811748 gene encoding tyrosine--tRNA ligase, chloroplastic/mitochondrial, which gives rise to MAYATGMTLASRSLIPICSKTFLSPLRVASLLSFPEKSSSTTFFRRLQVHHLFSTSTTPLFSPVKCSTLEAEVQAVSRPNVVDILQERGLLESVTSENLRSACSDPNVAPLKVYCGFDQTAESLHLGNLLGIIVLSWFQRCGHQAVGLIGGATGRVGDPSGKSLERPELDANTLEKNIAGIKNIIVKILSGGNPSSSGSSYVIFNNYDWWKDMTMLDFLKNVGRFARVGPMMAKESVKKRLESEQGMSYTEFSYQLLQGYDFVHLFDKEGVNVQIGGSDQWGNITAGTDLIRKILQTEEASYGLTFPLLLKNDGTKFGKSEDGAIWLSPSMLSPYKFYQYFFSVPDVDVIRFLKTLTFLSLDEIKMVEDEMRKPGYVPNTAQMKLAEEVTRFVHGEDGLKEAIKATEALRPGADIKLDWNLIERIAEDIPTCSLPIDRVSGVSIVDVLVSAGLFESKSAARRTLKQGGVYMNNERVDDENKRVEEDDIVEGKGLVLSSGKKNKVVIRIS